The following DNA comes from Peribacillus sp. FSL E2-0218.
TAAAATGGTGTGAAACTGAAGTTTAGCTTCCACATACATATTCGTTACGATTTCCTGTTGTCTGGACAAATTCCGAAGGTCTAATAGCTGAATTCCTCTAACTTTATGAGGTTCTAAATCCTCTTTGTAATACAGCACACACAACTGGTACGCATCGATAGCGTCCGTTTTTACCTTCCGTAAGCTGGACTTCTTTGCCTGATAAGAAATAATCGGATTTAGTAAGATATATGGAATCCCTTGTTCCTCCAGGTATTGAATAACAGGAGAATGGTAATGCCCTGTAGATTCTAAAATGACCATAGGCATCTGCCCTGTCACCTCTTCCATTTCTTTTAGAAATTCTAAAAAATGATCTAACTCCTCTTTGATATGCTTCATTGAAAAGCTCTTCCCATACGGTTTAGATTGATCTAAAAATGCCTGAACTTGGCTCTCTCCTTTTGCCACATCCAGACCAACAACTGGATTCATTGTTTTTTCCTCCTCTACTTACTAACCAGTACCCCTAGTCCTCTCCATGTAGTGTCATAGCTTCGCTTGTTATACGAGATCTGCGTCCCAACCAGCCTCAAACATGTTTCTACAAGTAGGGGGCGGACAGTTTAGTTCACGGGATCAAGTCCCACGCACCCGTACGTCCTACCCTGGCTACTGATATAATAGATTCTATTAAAAAAAGGTCAACCAGTAATTTTTACTGGTCGACCTTATAATACGAACGCACCCGTTAGTTCTATTAGAAAATTAAAGAATCGCACCCTTTAACGGAATAAGGTAAGGTTATTGAATTATTTTTGGATAAGTTTTTCAAGTTGGCTCAAATACATCATTTTACTTGGTTCATTCGGAGTACCATCAGGCAATTTACACATAAATTCTAAAGCGTTTCCATCAGGATCATCAAAATAAATCGATACATTCTGCTGATGCGGTCTAGCTATTGGTTCCAACGGTTCCAATCCACCATGAGAACGAAGGGTAACCCCTCTTTCAGTAAGCCATACACTTGCTTTCTTAATATCCTCGAAATCAACTTCAAAAGCTAAATGCCGACCATTACCTGGAAAACTGGCAGGTTCCCTATCTTTAGAAATATCAGTTTTCCAAAGTCCTAGCCATGTTTTGTTTGGTACAATCCAAAAAAAGGCAATGTCGTCGTATTCGCAAGCCAATTGCAATCCAAGGTTTTTATAAAACTCCATCGAACGTTGTAAATCATGAACTGGCAGATGTACCTCATATAAACCTTTAATCATATTATCCAACTCCTCTAAACAATATATGTAATAAAACCTTAGTCGCTTCAAAAGCTAATCTCCCTTACAAGAAAACATTAAGAAAAGAGGAATTCTCATTCTTCGGTTATATTCACTTTCACTTTTAATTTTCTCAGGTCTTGGGGTGCCTTCTCTCATATCTTCAATCATGAATCCAGCTTGTTTTAAAAGTTGATAATATTCTTCAATCGTTCGGTGATATTTAACAACCTTCTTATCAATCCAAGGTTCTATCCTTACGCCACTATTAAAATAATCGTCTACTATCCAATCAGTTTTTGAGGAAGAAGCCGCAGCGCTCTTGGTTGATGAGGTTAAAACAGGATGTTGAACACTAAATATAAATTTCCCGTTATCTGTTAGTGATTTATGAACTTTTTTAAATAAAACTTTTAATTCCTCTAAATAATGAAGGGCTAACCGTGAAACAACAAGATCATAATTATCTGCTTCAAAATTCCACGTTTCCATTGAAGCGAGATGCACTTGCCCCTCTGTGCCATTAAGATTTTTAGTAGCTTCTCTTACCATATTTTCTGATCCTTCTACTCCGTCATATGAAATACACCCTTTTTTTAGAAGTTCAGATCCAAATTTAGCGTCACCACAACCTAAATCTAACACCTTTTTTCCTTCTACATTACCAATAAGTTCAAGCAATATAGGTTTTTCAATAATATTGTTTGGACTTTCCTCACGATTTCTCCTGGTTATATAATTCTTGAAAAATTCATCATCGTTGTAAGCTGATGCACCCCTGTACTCCATTATATCCCCTCCAACAAATACCCACTCCAAGTATGAAATTAATCAATACTGTCTTTTTAGATTTCATAACTATACTCCACCTTGAACAGCAACCTTCCTAACGAATATCCCACTTCATTATAACAATTATTTCCAAGAAAACATGTATTCTTAATGAACTATCCTGCCCCGATAGTTCCATAAGAAAAGGAGCTGCTGATCAGCTCCTGGTAATGAAGTAAAGCACCCGATAGTTCATTATGAAAGATTGCCTTGGCAACTATTTAGGTATGCCGATTTCTTGTAATGGATAAAATCGAAATTTCACTTCTCCAACAATCGAGTCGTAGGAAATAAATCCGAAAATCCTGCTATCCTTACTATTTAAACGATTATCCCCCATCACAAATAACATGTTTTTAGGAACTTGGGACTCTCCAGTTTTTTCTTGCAATGAAAAGTCCTCTGTCAGTTTATTAAAAGGATTATCTTCTTTATTTGCATTTAAATACGGTTCCTCTACGGCTTTTCCATTAATATAGAGCACATCATCTTTCATATCAATACTATCTCCAGGAAGACCTATTACCCTCTTAATATAGTCTTTACCATCAACATCTGGTGCATGGAATACAATCACATCAGACCGTTGTATTTCAGTCGTTTTACTTACAACCACTCTATCTTGGTCATGAAAGGTAGGCGACATGGATGCTCCCAATACAGTTGTAGGTGTAAAAAGAAGCTGTCTACAAATAAAAACGAAGATGAATGCAAAAACAATTGATTTTACCCAAGAATAAACTTCTTTTTTTGTACTTTCTTTCATGGTTTCCCTCCAAAAATAATCTTGTTTTAATATATTAATTCTATCCTACATCATGGGATATTACAAAATTTGGTTCATAGTTCTTCTACAGCTATTATGCCCCTTTAGTCTAAGTCCCCCCTTCACAAACTGATACCTATCCTTGAAATGTATTACGACAAAAAGCTTCCAGAACAAAAGCGTTTTTCATTTAATGTACCTTTACATCCCCCTTCTGAAAGAAATTCAATAGTGTTTGCAGCATCTCGCGGTTTTCCGAAATCCTTTGACTTGTCCAGCAAGGATAGCGATTGATAACTTTGTAAAACCTATGTAAAAGCTTGTAAAAATTTGTATAATCATGATATTTAATTGCAGAGTGAAAGTATAATGAAACTGTAAAAACGGAAAGGTTCAGTAACGATGTTGGGAGGTTGACAATATTATTCCAATCTTTCATTGATTAAAAGTAGAAAGGAGCCTTAACAATGCTGAAGCTAAAAAAGTTATTTTTATTAGGGTTCATAGCGTCTGCCTTAATGCCGGTACAGGAAGCAGGAGCAAAGGCCTCTAAACCGATTGCTGTCCAAGAGCACAAATCCTTTGAACAGATTCACGCAGAGCTGCTCAATCATGGTAAAAATGCGCCACTCATGACCCTGGCTCATCGGGGCCAATGGCGTGAATATCCAGAGAACTCGCTTGCAGCAGTCAATGAGGCCATTAAAGACGGCACCGATATTGTGGAAATAGATGTCCAGCTAACCGCTGATGGTGTACCTGTATTAATGCACGATACGACCGTTGATCGTACTACCAATGGCAAAGGAAAGGTTTCTGACTTCACACTGGCTCAAATTAAGAAACTTCGCCTCAAGGAAGGTCTCGGAGGTAAAACGGCAGCGCTCACCAAGCACAAAATTCCAACGCTTGAAGAGGTCATGCTTGTAGCAAAGGACCGGGCAATTGTAAACCTGGACAAGGGCTGGGAGATACGGGATGAAATGTACAAGGTTCTCGTTAAAACCGACACAGTAGATCACGGTCTGTTTAAGGGCAGTCCAAATGTTGAAGAAGCAGCCAAATTTATGGAGAAAGATCCAGAAATCCTATATATGCACATTATCCTTGATAACAACGTCAACTCTATAGGAACGTTCCCGGGGCGTCAGCCGGTCGCTTATGAAATTGTTTTTGCAGATCTTGCAGATCCGCAGATTCAGCCAGAAAAGCTGAAACAAATCAAGAAAAGTAGCAGGGTCTTAGCAAATGTAATGTGGAATGGCCTTGCTGCAAAATACACGGATGAGGCTTCACTAAGAGATGTAAATATGGGATGGAAGGCCGTAACAAAGCTTGGAGTGAATATGATACAGACTGACAATATTGAAGCGATCGATTACTGGCGGCATGGAGGCAATATGCGACACTGGCAGTACGATACCGGGAACCGTACAGTTCGGGTTCAGGCTGAGGAGCATCTTGGCGGTGGGCAAGGTACCGGGTATTTTGATCAGGACGCCAACCGCTGCAATACAGCCGACCAAGATTCACTCGATGTTTGCGAAATCGATGGAGCCATTGCTGTAAGCCATAACATGGAAGGTGAGTGGGCGAAATACGAAGTGAACATTAAGAAGTCAGGAACATATAAAATCTCCGGCAGAGTTTCTGCAGCCGCTACCCCGGCTGGTGCCATCACCTTGGATTGGGCTGGCAAAACAAGCGGGGAGACCGAGCTGAAAAATACAACTCACAAACGTGCATTCCAGCTTCAGAATTTGGAGTACCGCTACCTAAAGAAAGGTACTCACCTATTTACAGTCAAGGTCACAAGCCCAGGTTCCTACAACCTTGATTATATTCAATTTAATTTGCAGGATTAACTGTAGCTAGAAACACCCTTAAATTTTAGAAGGCGCAATTCCTTCGGATTTTCGAGTTTGGTGCAGCTTTGAAACAAGGCTTGATCTTGATAAAAGAAAAATAGAAGGGCATGTTTTGATAAAAGATTGATCAAAACATGCCCTTCTATTATCTAATTGGATTATTCATTGTTAATAAAGATTGCTCATTTTTGTATTCCCTAATCAGCTAATGCACCCGTTAGTTTAACAAGACTGTGTTTTTACCGCCTATCATGTTCTCTAAAAATCAGTTTAAATTTCGGCTTAAAATCAACTTCTATTGTTTGTTGGGAATCCTCATGCAGAACTGTTAAAAGTACACTTGAAAGTTCCTTTTTGTCTGCTGTAATCTCAAATTTATCAACTCGTTTTAAATCCAAAAGTGATAACA
Coding sequences within:
- the lepB gene encoding signal peptidase I — its product is MKESTKKEVYSWVKSIVFAFIFVFICRQLLFTPTTVLGASMSPTFHDQDRVVVSKTTEIQRSDVIVFHAPDVDGKDYIKRVIGLPGDSIDMKDDVLYINGKAVEEPYLNANKEDNPFNKLTEDFSLQEKTGESQVPKNMLFVMGDNRLNSKDSRIFGFISYDSIVGEVKFRFYPLQEIGIPK
- a CDS encoding glycerophosphodiester phosphodiesterase family protein — its product is MLKLKKLFLLGFIASALMPVQEAGAKASKPIAVQEHKSFEQIHAELLNHGKNAPLMTLAHRGQWREYPENSLAAVNEAIKDGTDIVEIDVQLTADGVPVLMHDTTVDRTTNGKGKVSDFTLAQIKKLRLKEGLGGKTAALTKHKIPTLEEVMLVAKDRAIVNLDKGWEIRDEMYKVLVKTDTVDHGLFKGSPNVEEAAKFMEKDPEILYMHIILDNNVNSIGTFPGRQPVAYEIVFADLADPQIQPEKLKQIKKSSRVLANVMWNGLAAKYTDEASLRDVNMGWKAVTKLGVNMIQTDNIEAIDYWRHGGNMRHWQYDTGNRTVRVQAEEHLGGGQGTGYFDQDANRCNTADQDSLDVCEIDGAIAVSHNMEGEWAKYEVNIKKSGTYKISGRVSAAATPAGAITLDWAGKTSGETELKNTTHKRAFQLQNLEYRYLKKGTHLFTVKVTSPGSYNLDYIQFNLQD
- a CDS encoding VOC family protein, producing MIKGLYEVHLPVHDLQRSMEFYKNLGLQLACEYDDIAFFWIVPNKTWLGLWKTDISKDREPASFPGNGRHLAFEVDFEDIKKASVWLTERGVTLRSHGGLEPLEPIARPHQQNVSIYFDDPDGNALEFMCKLPDGTPNEPSKMMYLSQLEKLIQK
- a CDS encoding class I SAM-dependent methyltransferase, giving the protein MEYRGASAYNDDEFFKNYITRRNREESPNNIIEKPILLELIGNVEGKKVLDLGCGDAKFGSELLKKGCISYDGVEGSENMVREATKNLNGTEGQVHLASMETWNFEADNYDLVVSRLALHYLEELKVLFKKVHKSLTDNGKFIFSVQHPVLTSSTKSAAASSSKTDWIVDDYFNSGVRIEPWIDKKVVKYHRTIEEYYQLLKQAGFMIEDMREGTPRPEKIKSESEYNRRMRIPLFLMFSCKGD